A single genomic interval of Trichosurus vulpecula isolate mTriVul1 chromosome 6, mTriVul1.pri, whole genome shotgun sequence harbors:
- the LOC118855052 gene encoding olfactory receptor 10AG1-like, translating into MAGENLTGIKEFILLGFSDVPNLQGLLFGIFIIIYVSILTGNGLIIVVTKCDPALQTPMYFFLGNFSFLEICYTSVTLPRMLADLWTQRRIISLSMCAVQLGFFLIIGCTECFLLAVMAYDRYVAICRPLYYPLIMNYKMCVQLVIGSWTSAILLEAGLTYEIFSLPFCGSNKLNHIFCDAPPLVKLTCGDNPFNEFPVYVNALLFGMFPFLLILVSYIKIITTILKLPSATGRSKAFSTCSSHLIVVGLFFGSAIITYLLPKSKESGRTDKVLSLFYTTLTPLFNPLIYSLRNKDVIVAMKKLLPEWLDSSCK; encoded by the coding sequence ATGGCAGGAGAAAATCTCACTGGCATAAAAGAATTCATTCTCCTTGGATTTTCCGATGTTCCAAATCTCCAAGGACTCTTATTTGGGATTTTTATTATCATCTATGTGAGTATCCTGACAGGAAATGGACTCATCATTGTGGTAACCAAGTGTGACCCTGCTCTCCAGACtcccatgtattttttccttggaaatttttcctttttggaaatcTGTTACACCTCAGTGACTCTCCCCAGAATGCTGGCAGACCTTTGGACACAAAGGAGAATCATTTCTCTTTCAATGTGTGCCGTACAACTTGGCTTCTTTCTTATTATTGGGTGTACTGAGTGCTTCCTCCTAGCAGTGATGGCTTATGACCGTTATGTGGCTATCTGTAGGCCACTATACTACCCTTTAATCATGAACTACAAAATGTGTGTCCAGTTGGTGATTGGCTCCTGGACCAGTGCAATTCTCCTTGAGGCAGGGTTGACATACgagattttctctcttcccttctgtggTTCTAACAAGCTCAATCACATTTTTTGTGATGCTCCTCCATTAGTGAAACTAACATGTGGGGACAATCCATTTAATGAATTCCCAGTCTATGTTAATGCTCTGCTGTTTGGTATGTTTCCTTTTCTATTGATACTTGTCTCCTACATTAAAATAATCACCACTATCCTTAAGCTCCCCTCAGCTACAGGAAGATCCAAAGCCTTCTCTACATGTTCCTCCCACCTTATTGTTGTGGGCTTATTCTTTGGGTCTGCTATCATTACATATTTGCTCCCCAAGTccaaagagtcaggaagaacagataaagtgctttctcttttctatacCACTCTGACACCATTGTTTAATCCCCTAATATATAGTCTGAGGAACAAGGATGTTATTGTGGCAATGAAGAAATTGTTACCTGAGTGGCTTGACTCATCCTGCAAATAG
- the LOC118855054 gene encoding olfactory receptor 10AG1-like: MEEGNLTIVEEFVIQGFYDLPNFQGFLFGIFTVIYMSILIGNGLIIVITKIDPALHTPMYFFLGNFSFLEICYTSVILPRMLMNLWTQNRNISLVACAVQLCFFLILGATECFLLATMAYDRYVAICKPLYYHVIMNQKVCVQLVVVSWICGIPVQIGQTYQIFSLPFCGSNKLNHVFCDIPPLLKVACGDTSINELFVYAVALLFVTVPFLLIIWSYVKIIATILNLPMGMGRSKAFSTCSSHLIVVALFFGSAIITYLRPKSIHSPGIDKVLSLFYTIVTPMFNPLIYGLRNKDIIATLKKILSKWIRRRENKAWFHVLPCSLTFYRNFLLPT; this comes from the coding sequence atggaagaaggaaatcTCACTATTGTGGAAGAATTTGTTATCCAGGGATTTTATGACCTACCTAACTTCCAAGGCTTTCTGTTTGGGATTTTCACAGTCATCTACATGAGTATTCTGATAGGAAATGGCCTCATCATTGTCATAACCAAGATTGATCCAGCTCTCCATACAcccatgtattttttcctagggaatttttcctttttggaaatcTGTTACACATCGGTTATTCTTCCCAGAATGTTGATGAACTTGTGGACTCAGAACAGAAACATTTCTTTAGTGGCCTGTGCTGTACAactttgcttttttcttattCTGGGAGCCACTGAATGCTTCCTCTTGGCTACTATGGCATATGATCGCTATGTGGCCATTTGTAAGCCTCTTTACTATCATGTCATAATGAACCAAAAAGTATGTGTCCAGCTGGTGGTTGTATCCTGGATATGTGGGATCCCAGTACAGATAGGGCAGACATATCAgattttctctctgcctttttgtGGTTCTAACAAACTCAATCATGTTTTCTGTGACATTCCTCCATTACTGAAAGTGGCCTGTGGGGACACCTCTATAAATGAATTATTTGTCTATGCTGTGGCTTTGCTGTTTGTTACAGTACCTTTTCTGTTGATAATTTGGTCCTATGTCAAGATCATTGCCACCATTCTGAATCTGCCTATGGGCATGGGGAGATCCAAAGCTTTTTCCACATGCTCATCCCACCTCATTGTTGTGGCCTTATTCTTTGGTTCTGCTATCATAACATATTTAAGACCTAAGTCCATACACTCCCCAGGAATAGACAAAGTGCTCTCACTTTTCTATACCATTGTGACCCCAATGTTTAACCCATTGATATATGGCCTGAGGAACAAGGACATCATTGCTACATTGAAGAAAATTTTATCGAAGTGgataagaagaagagaaaataaagccTGGTTTCATGTTTTACCTTGCAGTCTCACTTTCTATAGAAATTTCCTTCTTCCTAcctga